In Bacteroidota bacterium, the following are encoded in one genomic region:
- the dnaJ gene encoding molecular chaperone DnaJ yields the protein MPRDYYEILGVSRDASPEEIKRAYRQLALKYHPDRNPGDKEAEERFKELAEAYAVLSDPEKRAQYDRYGHAGLRGAPGWGEGGAFSDISEILRQFSDVFGADFFGDLFGTRATGRASSGQTGSDLRIRLALSLEEIATGVEKRLRLRKYVRCEACSGTGVRTGARAERCPTCQGMGQVRQITRSLFGQFVSIQPCPSCQGEGRLIRDSCPKCGGEGRYRDEVTLEVRIPAGVAEGHYIPLRGQGNAGIRGGPPGDLIVVIEEKEHPLFTREGADLYYNLYLSFPDAALGTEVDIPQLTGPPVRIQIEPGTPPGKLLRIRGRGLPDVQGYGRGDLIVRVHLWVPQKLSSKERKLLEELRTSPHFQPPQGQEAHRSFFSRVKDALGG from the coding sequence ATGCCGCGTGATTACTATGAGATCCTGGGCGTAAGCCGAGACGCTTCCCCGGAGGAGATCAAACGGGCCTACAGGCAACTGGCCCTGAAGTATCATCCGGATCGCAACCCGGGCGACAAAGAGGCCGAGGAGCGCTTCAAGGAGCTGGCTGAGGCCTATGCGGTCTTGAGCGACCCCGAAAAACGAGCCCAATACGACCGCTACGGCCATGCGGGCCTGCGCGGCGCACCCGGCTGGGGCGAGGGGGGGGCGTTCTCAGACATCAGCGAAATCCTCCGCCAATTCAGCGACGTCTTCGGGGCGGATTTCTTCGGGGATCTGTTCGGGACGCGCGCCACAGGTCGTGCGAGCTCCGGGCAGACCGGCTCGGACCTGCGCATCCGGCTTGCCCTCAGCTTGGAGGAGATCGCCACGGGCGTGGAGAAGCGGCTTCGGCTGCGCAAGTACGTGCGCTGCGAAGCCTGCTCTGGCACAGGCGTTCGAACTGGTGCCCGAGCGGAGCGCTGTCCGACCTGTCAGGGTATGGGGCAGGTCCGCCAGATCACCCGCTCTCTTTTTGGTCAATTCGTGAGCATTCAACCCTGTCCGAGCTGCCAAGGCGAGGGGCGCCTGATCCGAGATAGCTGCCCCAAATGCGGCGGCGAGGGGCGTTACCGCGATGAGGTCACCTTAGAGGTGCGTATTCCCGCCGGTGTGGCCGAAGGCCACTACATCCCCCTACGGGGCCAGGGCAACGCCGGCATCCGGGGCGGACCGCCTGGGGACCTTATCGTGGTGATCGAGGAAAAGGAGCATCCGCTTTTCACCCGAGAGGGCGCGGATCTGTACTACAACCTATACCTGAGCTTCCCCGACGCCGCCCTCGGGACGGAGGTCGACATTCCGCAGCTTACGGGTCCACCGGTGCGCATCCAAATCGAGCCCGGCACGCCCCCGGGTAAGCTGTTGCGCATCCGCGGCCGGGGGCTTCCGGACGTGCAAGGCTATGGCCGGGGCGATCTGATCGTGCGCGTGCACCTATGGGTGCCCCAGAAGCTCTCCAGCAAGGAGCGCAAGCTGCTAGAGGAATTGCGCACTTCCCCCCATTTTCAGCCCCCTCAAGGGCAGGAAGCCCACCGCAGTTTTTTTAGCCGGGTAAAGGACGCCCTAGGCGGCTAG
- a CDS encoding metallophosphatase family protein, which yields MRIGVIADVHANFEALEAVLEEFERRQVARIFCLGDLVGYGASPREVIERVREKAHGCVLGNHDAAILRDELWPLFSRNQQVVLRYTRRVLGPEHLAYLRSLPLVLKGQLATYVHASLHEPEHWPYVMTLEDAQKLFQHLQTPLCFVGHTHIPGLLCEQVGVFRFQAGPRYVINPGSVGQPRDGDPRASAAILDTEAWALEFVRVEYDVEGAARKILKAGLPREYAQRLRQGF from the coding sequence ATGCGCATCGGCGTTATCGCAGACGTACACGCGAACTTTGAGGCGCTTGAGGCCGTGCTCGAAGAGTTCGAGCGCCGACAGGTAGCCCGCATCTTCTGCCTGGGCGATCTCGTAGGCTACGGCGCCTCCCCCAGAGAGGTCATCGAGCGGGTGCGCGAAAAGGCGCACGGATGCGTGCTGGGCAATCACGATGCGGCCATCCTGCGCGATGAGCTATGGCCGCTTTTTTCGCGCAACCAGCAGGTCGTGCTGCGCTATACGCGCCGCGTGCTGGGCCCGGAGCATCTGGCCTATCTGCGGAGCCTCCCCCTCGTGTTAAAGGGCCAGCTAGCCACCTATGTGCACGCCAGCCTGCATGAGCCGGAGCATTGGCCGTATGTGATGACGCTAGAGGATGCGCAGAAACTGTTTCAGCATCTACAGACACCGCTTTGCTTCGTGGGCCACACGCACATCCCGGGGCTGCTCTGCGAGCAGGTGGGCGTGTTCCGGTTTCAAGCAGGGCCGCGCTACGTGATCAATCCGGGCAGCGTAGGCCAGCCCCGAGACGGAGATCCGAGGGCCTCGGCCGCGATCTTGGACACCGAGGCCTGGGCGTTGGAGTTCGTGCGGGTGGAGTACGACGTCGAAGGGGCCGCGCGCAAAATCCTCAAGGCGGGGCTACCGCGAGAATACGCCCAGCGTCTGCGGCAAGGCTTCTAG
- the grpE gene encoding nucleotide exchange factor GrpE: MRPPRRGSPRNAGNQANKRVLESMTTEQPEVQTSAPAPQEQPDSASSQTDPQREIAALKAELALLHDQLLRKAADFENYKKRVERERQQLIAFANERLILALLPILDDLERSLEAAEQSSDFQGLQEGIRLVHRKFLEVLKAEGVEPFSSTGQAFDYTRHEAFMEQPTSEVPPGTVVRELQKGYTLRDRVIRHAKVIVSRAPDTDKDPAKQDAA, translated from the coding sequence TTGAGGCCTCCCCGGCGCGGCTCTCCAAGAAACGCCGGAAACCAAGCCAACAAGCGGGTACTTGAGAGTATGACGACAGAACAGCCGGAAGTCCAGACCAGCGCCCCGGCTCCGCAAGAACAGCCGGATTCCGCCTCCTCGCAAACCGATCCGCAGCGCGAGATCGCCGCGCTGAAGGCAGAGCTAGCCCTGCTGCACGATCAACTGCTGCGCAAGGCGGCCGACTTCGAAAACTACAAAAAGCGCGTGGAGCGAGAACGTCAGCAGCTCATCGCCTTTGCCAATGAGCGGCTTATTTTGGCGCTTTTGCCGATCCTGGATGATCTAGAGCGCTCCCTAGAGGCCGCCGAGCAGAGCTCGGACTTTCAAGGGCTGCAGGAGGGCATTCGGCTGGTGCACCGCAAGTTTCTGGAGGTGCTCAAAGCCGAAGGAGTGGAGCCGTTTTCGAGCACGGGCCAGGCTTTTGACTACACGCGGCATGAGGCCTTTATGGAGCAACCCACCTCCGAGGTGCCGCCGGGTACGGTGGTGCGCGAGTTGCAAAAAGGGTACACACTCCGAGACCGTGTGATCCGGCATGCGAAGGTGATCGTATCCCGTGCCCCCGACACAGACAAAGATCCCGCCAAGCAAGATGCCGCGTGA
- a CDS encoding rhomboid family intramembrane serine protease, giving the protein MYEAYQPPGFRLLPEAVKHLLILNGLVFMAQTLPVLEGVFLRYGALWHPLTGLFLPWQLVTSLFLHGGIAHLFFNMLALWMFGAPLENFWGSRRFVLYYFLCGSGAMLTHLIVTTFWGDPTAPVIGASGAVFGLLLGFGLLFPNQYIYLYFLLPIKAKYFVILYGLLELWAGVAAGPSDHVARFAHLGGMLWGYALIRIWTHQARRRYRAWQQMYEDKPVS; this is encoded by the coding sequence ATGTACGAAGCGTATCAGCCCCCCGGATTCCGGCTTCTACCGGAGGCCGTTAAGCACCTGCTCATTCTAAACGGGCTGGTCTTCATGGCGCAGACCCTGCCTGTGCTGGAGGGGGTGTTCCTGCGCTACGGGGCCCTCTGGCATCCGCTTACGGGGCTTTTTTTGCCCTGGCAGCTCGTTACGAGCCTTTTTCTACACGGCGGGATCGCGCACCTGTTTTTCAACATGCTGGCGCTCTGGATGTTCGGGGCGCCGCTGGAGAACTTCTGGGGCAGCCGGCGTTTCGTGCTGTATTACTTCCTTTGTGGCTCGGGCGCAATGCTGACGCATCTTATCGTGACCACCTTTTGGGGAGATCCGACGGCGCCCGTAATCGGAGCCTCCGGAGCCGTCTTCGGCTTGCTTTTGGGCTTTGGGCTCCTATTCCCCAATCAGTACATCTATCTCTACTTTCTGCTGCCGATTAAGGCCAAGTACTTCGTGATCCTTTACGGGCTGTTGGAGCTGTGGGCTGGGGTGGCCGCTGGACCGTCGGATCATGTGGCCCGGTTTGCACACCTAGGGGGCATGCTGTGGGGATACGCGCTCATCCGCATCTGGACGCATCAGGCCCGGCGCCGATACCGAGCCTGGCAGCAGATGTACGAAGATAAGCCGGTGAGCTGA